CCGGAACTGAGCCTGGCCCTCATTCCTGGGGTTCGCATCCTGGGACCCAGCGGCCACATCGCCAATATCTGGAACAACAAGCTCTACCAATTGCAGCGTCTCAAGGGCGTGGCCCCCATCATCAGCTACCGGGTCTGTCAGGACGCCGGACAGATGCTGGACGAGGCCCGGGAGCTGTGGGGCGAATGGCGGTCGGGAATCTTCGTCAGCCAGCCCTACTCGGCCGCCGGGGTCAACAGCTTCGTGGCCATGAACCAGGGGGAGATCGAGTCCAAGGCCGCACATCTGCGTGGCAAGTTCTTCATCAGCCGCTACATACCACACGTGGCCGACCCCACGGTCCTAGGCGTCGTGGCCAACAGTCAGGACGTCTTCATCGCCGCCATCGCCGACCAGGAAATTCAGGACGGCAACAAGTTCCGCGGATCAACCTTTCCCTCGGTCCTGGCCCGGGAAACCCAGGAGGAACTTCGAGAAATCACCCGCCGCGTCGGCCAGGTCATGGGCCGCAGCGGCTACCGGGGCATCTTTGGGTGCGACTACATCGTCGACCAAGAGGGCCGAATCTTCTTCGTGGAGGTCAATGCCCGCAAGCAGGGTACGACCATGGAGATGTGCTGCACCCTGGAGAACGCCCTGCCCGCCGAGACCCCGGGACTCCTGGAACTCGAGTACCATGCCGTCATGTTCGACCGCTTCCCCGAGAACAAAATGGAAATCAAGGAGGCTCTGAACGGGATCTTCTGGCGGACCTACAACTACAAACTCGAACACGAGGCCGAAACCGACCATATCGTCCCCGTGGATGAGGACGAGCGGACCCTGTTCCGCCAAGTTGTCTCCAACGGCCAGGAACACGGCGTCATCGTTGTCGAACACGTCGGCGGCAAGCAGGCCGTGCTCCCGGGCACGTTTCTGGGCCGGGTCGTGGCCGTGGCCCGGGACAGGGCCACGCTCGACGAGGACATCCGCCTAGGTATCGAACAGCTGAACGAATCCATTTTCAAACACACCCAAACATCCACCAAGGACGAAACGTTATGAACAATGCACCAAGCCCCGCCATGGACGATTTCACCACGGACCTCTTCGAGGATCTCTTCGACTCTGGAAAGGAAGGAACACCTCCCGACGAGGAGCGCCAAGCCGTGACCACTCTGCTCGAACAAGCCAAAGCTCAAGGTTTGACCGGTCCGATCGTCGAACTCTTTTCCACGCTTGAACGCATCCGGATCGAACAGGGATGGACCCCGGAACAACTGGGCATTACCCGAAACGAACTGGAAACTCTGGCCTCCACCCATGCAGGGATGGACGAGCACGGTGTGACCATTGGAGGACGGGTCAGCCGGGCCCTGCCCATTGTCCAGCAGGCCGGGGAACGGATAGCCGAATACCTCGAACACCACGCCTCGGAGGCCCCGAGCGGCATCGAGGTCTGGGACCGCATCCTTGAGAACCAGGCTCGGATCAAAAAAGCCCTGGGCATGGCCGAGGACGACTGGAACTCCTTTTCAGGCCAACTGCGCCACGCCATCGAGGATGTCGACACCCTGGCTCAGATCGTCGATCTACCCAAAAAAGCCATTGAGGACGTCCGCCGGGTCACCAAGAGCTACCGCATGCGGCTGACCCCCTACTATGCGAGTCTCATCCTTCCCGGCCAGGTCAATGACCCGGTTCTTCTCCAGTCGGTGCCCACTGGCGAGATGGTCGACAACGCCGGCATCGAGATACCTCCGGTGGCCGCCGACCATTCCCCGGCCAGGCTCGTCGACCAATTCTACCCCCGGGTGCTGACCATCAAGGCCACGAACATGTGCGCCATGTACTGCACCCATTGCCTGCGCATCGCCCATATCGGGGCCAAGGACCGCGTCTACGGCAAGGAGGCCTACGGCGAGGCCTTGGACTACATCCGTGCCCATCAAGAAATCCGGGACGTCCTCGTTACCGGAGGGGACAGCTTTGTCCTGCCCAACTCCATGATCGAGTGGCTCCTGGCCGAACTGGACGGCATCGACCACGTTCGGCTAAAACGCCTGGGCACCCGCATCCCGGTGACCACTCCCCAGCGCGTCGATATCGAGCTTCTGGACATCCTGGAGGCCAGCAACGATCGAAAGCCGGTCCGCGTGGTCACCCAGATCAATACGGCCCAGGAGATCACCCCGGTTTCCAAGTCCGCCTTCCAGGCCCTGTCCAAACGGGTCTTCGCCGTCATGAACCAAGCCGTGCTTTTGAAGGGCATCAACGACTCCCAGGTCAAGATGTGGAAGCTCTGCGAAACCATCCAGGAGGCCTACGTCCGGCCGTACTACGTCTTCAACTGCAGCTACCGAAACCCCCAGTTCAAGCATCTTCGGGTCCCGGTGGATGTCGGTCAGCGCATCGTTGAAAGCATGTACGGAAACATCTCCGGCGACGCCATTCCCCGCTACATCGCCACGGCCGGAGGCAAAATCCCTCTGCACCGAACCAACATCCTCGGTCGCAAGGATGGCCACGTTCGCATGCAGAAGCCCTGGAGCAAGGAAAAGGAACGGGTTATGTACCCTGACGCCGATCCCACAGAGTACGCCAGCCAGGACTTCGGCTTCGCCAAATATGTAAAATGAAGGACTAGGCCATGCACGACGCCATCCTGTCCTTTCTCGAACCCTGTCGAGGCGAGGCCCTGAGTTTACTGAAGCTGCTGGTCGAGATACAGAGCGGCAGCCGAAACAAGGCCGGCGTGGATTGCATGGCCCGGGAGATGGCCCAGGCACTGGAAACCCTGCTCCCTGAGGTCCGGATTCTGCCCTTTGCCGACCACGGCGACATGGTCCAGGCCCAGACTAGGGCAGCGGCCAAAGGGGAGCGGGGCCTGGTTCTTGTCGGCCACATGGATACAGTCTTTCCCGAAGAGACGACTTTCACAGAATTCCGAAAAGAAGGCCCCCACTGCCACGGACCCGGCGTCTATGATATGAAGGGCGGGCTGATCGTGGCCCTCTACGCTCTGAAGGCCCTGGAAAGTCTCGGCCTTCTGCAAACCATGCCCGTGACTATGCTCTGCAACTCCGACGAGGAGATCGGATCCCCGGCCTCCAGGCCCTGGATTGAGGACCAGTCACGTGGAGCATTGGCCGCCCTCGTCTTTGAAGGCGGGGGGCTAAGCCGCGAGGTGGTCACCGGCCGTAAAGGCCGCAAGGGCCTTGTCCTGACCGTCCGGGGCCAGGCCGGTCACGCGGCCAAGGGAGGGCCCAAGGCCAACGCTGTTTTGGAAATGGCCCACACCATCATCGCCCTGGAGGCCTTGAACGACAGCTGGGACATCACCCTGAACGTCGGCCGGGTCGAAGGAGGCATCGGGCCGAACACGGTCCCGGAACTGGCCACGGCCGACGTGGACGTCAGATTTCTGAATCCCGAGGGCCAGAACCGGGTGAAAAAAGCCCTGGATATCATTGCCGCTACAAGGACCGTGCCCGGAACCGATGCCCAGCTGTCCATTGTCTC
The sequence above is a segment of the Deltaproteobacteria bacterium genome. Coding sequences within it:
- a CDS encoding KamA family radical SAM protein gives rise to the protein MNNAPSPAMDDFTTDLFEDLFDSGKEGTPPDEERQAVTTLLEQAKAQGLTGPIVELFSTLERIRIEQGWTPEQLGITRNELETLASTHAGMDEHGVTIGGRVSRALPIVQQAGERIAEYLEHHASEAPSGIEVWDRILENQARIKKALGMAEDDWNSFSGQLRHAIEDVDTLAQIVDLPKKAIEDVRRVTKSYRMRLTPYYASLILPGQVNDPVLLQSVPTGEMVDNAGIEIPPVAADHSPARLVDQFYPRVLTIKATNMCAMYCTHCLRIAHIGAKDRVYGKEAYGEALDYIRAHQEIRDVLVTGGDSFVLPNSMIEWLLAELDGIDHVRLKRLGTRIPVTTPQRVDIELLDILEASNDRKPVRVVTQINTAQEITPVSKSAFQALSKRVFAVMNQAVLLKGINDSQVKMWKLCETIQEAYVRPYYVFNCSYRNPQFKHLRVPVDVGQRIVESMYGNISGDAIPRYIATAGGKIPLHRTNILGRKDGHVRMQKPWSKEKERVMYPDADPTEYASQDFGFAKYVK
- a CDS encoding M20 family peptidase yields the protein MHDAILSFLEPCRGEALSLLKLLVEIQSGSRNKAGVDCMAREMAQALETLLPEVRILPFADHGDMVQAQTRAAAKGERGLVLVGHMDTVFPEETTFTEFRKEGPHCHGPGVYDMKGGLIVALYALKALESLGLLQTMPVTMLCNSDEEIGSPASRPWIEDQSRGALAALVFEGGGLSREVVTGRKGRKGLVLTVRGQAGHAAKGGPKANAVLEMAHTIIALEALNDSWDITLNVGRVEGGIGPNTVPELATADVDVRFLNPEGQNRVKKALDIIAATRTVPGTDAQLSIVSGRPPMPQTDANRRLYAIAREQALHFGYELPEELRSGVSDANFIAALGVPVLDGLGPMGDMDHSDREYILTDSLLERAALTAATLAAIWNPNTAK
- a CDS encoding ATP-grasp domain-containing protein gives rise to the protein MDIRDDDVLFSDIKLDPNTFYFLYIGEIKTDCLNQFVRESLSKIHGQSFDFISILPDVLESYPHKNTMVINPMARELFREKKRKVSFRIPYRTFASLVSASETVNELIRQLLDRQGHVFIHVFESVPELSLALIPGVRILGPSGHIANIWNNKLYQLQRLKGVAPIISYRVCQDAGQMLDEARELWGEWRSGIFVSQPYSAAGVNSFVAMNQGEIESKAAHLRGKFFISRYIPHVADPTVLGVVANSQDVFIAAIADQEIQDGNKFRGSTFPSVLARETQEELREITRRVGQVMGRSGYRGIFGCDYIVDQEGRIFFVEVNARKQGTTMEMCCTLENALPAETPGLLELEYHAVMFDRFPENKMEIKEALNGIFWRTYNYKLEHEAETDHIVPVDEDERTLFRQVVSNGQEHGVIVVEHVGGKQAVLPGTFLGRVVAVARDRATLDEDIRLGIEQLNESIFKHTQTSTKDETL